One genomic segment of Nerophis lumbriciformis linkage group LG20, RoL_Nlum_v2.1, whole genome shotgun sequence includes these proteins:
- the LOC133619663 gene encoding uncharacterized protein isoform X1 yields MSLLCVRVKKAKLQGPADKFNAYVTLKVQNVKSTTITVRGDQPSWEQDFMFEINRLDLGLIVEVWNKGLIWDTMLGTAWIPLTCIRQSEEEGLGEWLLLDAEVLMKADEIYGTKNPTPHRLLLDTRFELPFDIPDNEAQYWTDKLEQINSMGIHDEYPLQDDVDSRLLAPTVSQCCNYFGWADSLTLDDQDSAVDDRDSDYRSETSNSLPPRYHTTAQPNSSVHQYPIGPRPNHLPDSCTESIHSFDLDYRDQRSRSLNDKGRVRIIPVDSGMGCEDWESKYARRGKPQLSDFLDDTENINQRAKSYPEQSHISDHKNTQQRGYVPTIYPEGYDTIDPRRKQRFRDPGGILRKETQKIREETFPSDLELLREKRGEMLMLQVAEMEEEEEQIASGSRPYRKSLLYKTRMWAKNELDTTLENYVAYKKEQEAMMQLQYDFDVAYSGDRHYSFDEDIDDMAFAAEDTSQEIPRRIRDQSSFSYDSRMDNFQGFQEKCRRPKAGGWVPEAMLSPVEEPSDEYVDPMDELQCLVETVSEYLAEKEEEISKYGSLPKSSKSRLSSQGSNKTDSPGDDHFNSRDPKEESQSHPPAGISGVKNAMSSLFSNFTDRVGGSPKQSVTDTKSSSAQPPQSGITKLLAFIPKSNSSAPVAVVSPVETCPENVFPLPSQPSCKANIIRPNEPKVCATNSSTTKVQTIEIGTKPQAQANSVLGKLNPLKLFSSGNMMNADECNEEKNPSQLDHSAFHQGKPEASVSRIQSTKPTGATESESTHLFSPLKKSFGSLIAPPSYMPSTGAPPVAVYPVFRSTEDPRLQKQLNDPLSHTKSKPPSQSSENVSTQQQPRAEGGMFSGFLKFASMEDIHYPGNTKNPQQSQPGSTTSSAYKQNASTPQKATEKGWFSSIFSTTSVPSDSDQNVISNPQSQNTKEVSRSHSQHASNQKPTAAPNLVQQQAPNQTESQGFLSGLFKGSSTDKSAVGKTESNQVGILSGFLKFGSSVELSDNMPQQSQPINQPTKKNTSPETPFGVSPQPKLTASQRGSLLSNILKTSTENLAQPSEDLYQGHISGKHPNQHKISNETEESQPRQSKGLFGLLSFSPAENSLSGQVQHGQQQSSVQQHQPVLTCHDVQGPDIKNQTRQQFDQQTTNKVGFSRQETVPVKQPPSNQGGLLSGLFKFASSDSINTQQPSSTIVPSISSHEQALERIERAEQNQPQMNAKENTQASSSAKPIAPQQSEIIYETQQQIKVQNTQFDPKEKETSNPSGLLSGLFKMLTKSENQNTSCQTSTEQLSPRVSNKTTLQTHPHLNNIQKCSQNHTEKEKRTQPPAPQGFLSGFANKNVPMQPVAYRQSETQCQSTEEFNSPRLTKCALTNVRQIDGQSYLNPRPSRHDFKSTAVSIDSESLDLRTSSTFARSFHNNENYSFSAGNLPQLYCSSSFLPMRPMAYSTGNIDSGFQSHTNFSETINDPYICGSMPSLNGSSSQNPYICQVSPYQSSPSYDENQWIRGSTIWQQFQNESLNSQFQGQDLEYVQSYERKAFSPGYSSPMINHSLTSSTTRQGAICQNEQVKPYILDGNVNGDSYPRKTFWNSHEDVGNLQFSSSEQGILNLTTKPSVATQGKWNSCKDSSSYSLNGITYHEGYYEETAPSLSYSANWQHGIDNGLIHQRQCNFNNLNCYNCPSDGNYDMEDSMYLEDTEWYQQWLALLEQGMWWPAEDGDCGYFVYTDHEYIYALLTDSAGEYVYVCAPEDNSVGNAETFDGFPNALLFSEMVVVCGFKIPLFNEDELLWLPGQELNDSQLLNAPLNLSAAYRKGNQIMNLNLEQFTQMFENSFISPGQRGVDFTSYTLNKVRMDPRQPSYVPEDPCKYVIDLSSRNKDHLGPQWNSQENRKLLAQKVAVSLNSTDTERSNQKVLYNCYQPRQQRRSSTGVTVKHVDDVSEEDWRKRVTPGEEQPNRQVKTISSLISSFVGRSTTVESIKTKVSGCTQREPNNAVDTKSRNVFSSSLQSVKAKIIKEENTSVNSTENGINQHQRPTDTQGRSLPTLPTAAQVTHPSTQSYTISQKPTLSRQTTTEHDVTVPLGSKTSLIRDGPPQKFAVGKSVDITVKKTSEQSQPGLINFLESTVGIKEPKPESKTCSQTTLNQQNTNGNSVSIPESASKDKEAIGVSNIFGSFSSLFNIEPSTPHKQDTLRSSTVRPKGIQRQQTMNQSGTLEPEQGLPTPKSEVLSSPFSPSTDVTKSKTASHAEQLKQENKNKTSSGLFGFSLGDILTGSTAAPPSGPTIQTTTSATAPQEESLGKSILSVLSGTSLSQSAPNTGHPQGNPPNAMPHQPLPGKNVLSMFGGSHSTAPTPETKAKVEVPQQKNDFPKDQQRGFFSMFGSTTTQQPQSQSGSLLGGILSGSSSSNENPVKGLLSMFSDPISPQTQPPRTSSPQQKEVQPQAQQQGGAQAQSKHHSQSQAQQPTSVLGGIFGGFSTPDESPRKSLFSMFSSPGVAQTPGSRGNTAASPKALIKTMPSNVPDVGAPSNSTLKLSPTINVVMKEPPKSSQNQSVSSSLVPDCINEHSSSNTNLGEIQASKITNTTPDIATDVGSVGKCTDISSIEPNSECTSVPMNTNTISAPVDPAFLKEPPATDLSSIVSEPGQAASKTEFISDSPAKGLLSLFSGPSTEPSVSQKGPSPAENTCGSSGFKDTQANSIFSVFGTSSPQPSSQSGSSLLGAMFGGSSPQSATAQPGGSLLGSLFGSPSPQSTPQTRRGSVSPTPTQARAPLLGGLFGGSAQAGGSHTGGSILGGIFGAPAASSAPQASGTLGGLFSGATTQTSGAQKNNTILGGILGKSAPAQTDNILPKASVPADFKESVSPAISTQTASSNLNEAKKIPSLPETTSSVTTTHEPPNDSITVEDSIGQESSATAPPSKEPLEILHQPDSGTQCPEESLLKTHGDKDDHSDKTDKLVRADNDAESETCNLARPKLVEDMSSQDKIPPQNKEETLPTPVVEAQRKAQEASTDTVTGFMSSLFKPTPSVNEGRQPQQRSSLLGMGGSEPQAATSQPGPSILGSIFGGSITQTTSPNLGGLLGNLNKSSNPQSDVHCTASDAGGSILGGMFGGRTTVKPDVPKTGGPLLGGLFGGSATAAQPGSSLLGGFFGGVTAQTSVSQTGTSVLGGIGGAIYRGMGQPPKPCEQMPCEPKPETSTTHPQVTHESAMPSVAQKDSSELLVSSHANHTQSVTSDNAVSSEAAFADTTTSKSDLMDQIDGTKKEMSTVEQEVILEKPIVIEEGSRSDDKSFQLNVQSDSNTAHPVDQLPKEPSQANTLFGFISTQSDTGKALGSLFSPAMPPGVSSVPQTETAGSLFSGLKTLSGGLFKEEKTKASLFGTKIGFPWQTEPAKQDVAQVKTSQPKNKPTSVDTHEVQKLSTSDAPKAELVGSTNVVANLQISISTPEVDSSTSLTIKDSETLVETNPSAGTTKGVPLDNQSKRNLLNTKRLVKAL; encoded by the exons CTCTGGATGACCAGGACAGTGCTGTTGATGACCGAGACAGTGACTACCGCAGTGAAACGAGTAATAGTCTTCCCCCACGTTACCATACTACGGCTCAGCCCAACTCTTCTGTACACCAGTATCCCATCGGGCCTCGACCAAATCACCTCCCAGACTCATGCACCGAGTCTATCCACAGTTTTGATCTGGACTACCGGGACCAGCGAAGCAG ATCACTAAATGATAAAGGAAGAGTCAGAATTATACCCGTGGACTCCGGCATGGGTTGTGAAGATTGGGAGAGCAAATATGCAAGGCGAGGAAAGCCTCAGCTGAGTGACTTTTTAGATGATACAGAAAATATCAATCAAAGGGCGAAGTCTTACCCTGAACAATCACATATATCAGACCATAAAAACACTCAACAACGTGGCTATGTCCCCACAATCTATCCTGAGGGCTATGATACAATTGATCCCCGGAGAAAGCAAAGATTCAGGGACCCAGGTGGGATACTAAGAAAAGAGACACAGAAAATAAGAGAAGAGACTTTTCCCTCGGACCTTGAACTGCTCCGTGAGAAAAGGGGTGAGATGTTAATGCTGCAAGTAGCGGAgatggaggaagaggaagagcaaATAGCATCAGGTTCCAGGCCATACAGAAAAAGTCTTCTCTACAAGACAAGAATGTGGGCCAAAAATGAACTTGACACCACCCTAGAAAATTACGTGGCTTACAAAAAGGAGCAAGAGGCAATGATGCAATTACAGTATGATTTTGATGTTGCGTATTCGGGGGACCGTCACTATTCTTTTGATGAGGATATTGATGACATGGCTTTTGCAGCAGAAGACACATCTCAAGAAATTCCTAGACGTATCCGTGATCAAAGTTCTTTCTCCTATGACAGCCGCATGGACAATTTTCAGGGATTTCAGGAAAAGTGCCGACGGCCTAAAGCTGGGGGATGGGTACCAGAAGCCATGCTTTCACCTGTTGAAGAACCAAGTGATGAATATGTAGACCCGATGGATGAGCTACAGTGCTTAGTTGAAACGGTTTCAGAATACCTTGCTGAAAAAGAGGAGGAAATAAGCAAATATGGCTCTCTTCCTAAATCAAGCAAATCAAGGCTATCATCTCAAGGAAGCAACAAAACAGATTCTCCTGGAGATGACCATTTTAATTCAAGGGATCCGAAAGAAGAAAGTCAATCACACCCTCCTGCTGGAATTTCGGGAGTGAAAAATGCCATGAGCTCCTTATTCAGTAATTTTACTGACAGAGTTGGAGGAAGCCCCAAACAGTCCGTCACAGATACAAAATCCTCATCTGCACAACCACCGCAGTCTGGAATAACAAAACTTTTGGCTTTTATTCCTAAATCAAATAGCTCTGCTCCTGTAGCTGTTGTGTCTCCTGTGGAAACCTGCCCTGAAAATGTGTTCCCGTTGCCTTCACAACCATCCTGCAAGGCCAACATAATAAGACCAAATGAACCAAAAGTTTGTGCAACAAATTCTTCTACTACAAAAGTACAGACAATTGAAATTGGAACCAAACCTCAGGCTCAAGCAAACTCTGTTTTGGGGAAATTAAATCCTTTGAAGCTGTTTTCCTCAGGAAATATGATGAACGCAGATGAATGCAATGAAGAAAAAAATCCAAGTCAATTAGATCACAGTGCTTTTCATCAAGGTAAACCAGAAGCTAGTGTGTCTAGGATTCAATCTACAAAGCCTACTGGTGCAACTGAATCTGAAAGCACTCATTTATTTAGTCCTTTAAAGAAGTCGTTTGGATCTCTGATCGCACCTCCTTCATATATGCCATCTACGGGAGCACCACCTGTGGCAGTATATCCAGTATTTAGATCGACTGAAGATCCAAGGCTTCAGAAACAGTTAAATGATCCGCTATCACATACTAAGTCTAAACCGCCTTCACAATCCTCTGAAAATGTCTCAACTCAACAACAGCCAAGAGCAGAAGGAGGAATGTTTTCTGGATTTTTGAAGTTTGCATCCATGGAAGACATTCATTACCCTGGAAACACAAAAAATCCACAGCAATCACAACCTGGGTCAACAACCTCCAGTGCCTATAAGCAAAACGCTTCCACACcacagaaagccacagaaaagggATGGTTCTCCAGTATATTCAGCACTACTTCTGTTCCCTCTGACTCAGATCAAAACGTTATCAGTAATCCTCAATCTCAGAATACCAAAGAGGTGTCCAGGTCACATTCACAACATGCATCAAATCAAAAACCAACTGCAGCCCCTAATCTAGTGCAACAACAAGCTCCAAATCAAACAGAATCCCAAGGGTTTTTGTCAGGTCTTTTTAAAGGGAGCTCCACTGACAAATCTGCTGTGGGCAAAACCGAGTCCAACCAAGTAGGGATACTATCCGGATTTCTTAAATTTGGTTCAAGTGTTGAGCTGTCTGACAATATGCCACAGCAGAGTCAACCTATTAATCAACCAACGAAAAAAAATACATCCCCAGAAACTCCCTTTGGCGTTTCGCCCCAACCAAAATTGACAGCTTCACAGAGAGGAAGCCTTCTCTCTAATATACTGAAGACATCAACAGAAAATCTAGCACAACCTTCTGAGGATCTATATCAGGGGCACATTTCTGGCAAGCATCCTAACCAGCACAAGATTTCTAATGAAACTGAGGAAAGTCAACCTCGGCAAAGCAAGGGATTATTTGGATTGCTTTCATTTTCTCCAGCAGAGAATAGTTTAAGCGGCCAAGTTCAGCACGGTCAGCAGCAAAGCAGTGTCCAGCAACACCAACCAGTTTTGACTTGTCATGACGTACAAGGACCAGACATAAAAAATCAAACAAGACAGCAGTTTGACCAACAGACAACAAACAAAGTAGGATTTTCTCGACAAGAAACTGTTCCTGTCAAGCAACCACCATCCAATCAAGGCGGTCTTCTTTCTGGTCTTTTTAAATTTGCTTCATCAGACAGTATAAACACACAACAGCCCTCATCAACCATTGTCCCAAGCATATCAAGCCATGAACAAGCTTTAGAAAGAATTGAGCGCGCTGAACAAAATCAACCACAAATGAATGCAAAAGAAAATACTCAAGCAAGTAGTTCTGCTAAACCAATTGCTCCTCAACAATCCGAAATAATCTATGAGACACAGCAACAGATTAAAGTGCAAAATACACAGTTTGATCCAAAAGAGAAAGAGACATCAAATCCATCTGGGCTGCTCTCTGGTTTgtttaaaatgttgacaaaatcTGAAAACCAAAACACATCCTGTCAGACATCAACAGAACAATTGTCTCCAAGGGTCTCAAATAAGACAACATTACAGACACAcccacatttgaataatatacaGAAGTGTTCACAAAACCACACGGAGAAAGAGAAGAGGACTCAGCCGCCTGCTCCCCAAGGTTTTTTATCTGGATTCGCAAATAAAAATGTCCCTATGCAACCTGTTGCCTACAGACAGTCGGAAACACAATGCCAAAGTACTGAGGAATTTAACTCGCCTAGGTTGACAAAATGTGCTCTAACTAATGTCAGGCAAATCGATGGACAAAGTTATTTAAATCCAAGACCAAGCAGGCATGATTTCAAAAGTACAGCTGTTTCAATTGATTCTGAGAGTCTAGACTTAAGAACATCGTCTACGTTTGCCAGATCTTTTCACAATAATGAAAATTACTCATTTAGTGCTGGTAATTTGCCTCAGTTATATTGCTCTAGCTCTTTTCTACCAATGCGCCCAATGGCTTACAGTACAGGAAATATTGATTCAGGCTTTCAAAGTCATACAAATTTCTCCGAAACAATAAATGACCCATATATTTGTGGAAGCATGCCATCGTTGAATGGATCCTCAAGCCAAAACCCTTATATTTGTCAGGTTTCTCCTTATCAATCAAGTCCCTCCTATGATGAAAACCAGTGGATCCGTGGAAGTACCATATGGCAGCAGTTTCAGAATGAATCCCTGAATTCTCAATTTCAAGGACAGGATTTGGAGTATGTGCAAAGTTATGAAAGAAAAGCCTTTTCTCCTGGCTACAGTTCTCCAATGATAAACCATTCACTTACTTCCTCCACGACAAGGCAAGGTGCTATTTGTCAGAATGAGCAAGTCAAGCCATATATATTAGATGGAAATGTGAATGGTGATTCTTACCCCAGAAAAACATTTTGGAATAGCCATGAAGATGTAGGAAACCTACAATTTTCCTCCAGTGAACAAggaattttaaacttgacaactaAACCAAGCGTGGCAACACAGGGGAAATGGAATTCATGTAAGGACAGCAGCAGTTATAGCTTGAATGGAATTACATATCATGAAGGCTATTACGAGGAGACCGCACCAAGCTTGTCTTATTCAGCAAACTGGCAGCATGGAATAGATAATGGTCTGATTCATCAAAGGCAGTGTAATTTCAATAACTTAAACTGTTACAATTGTCCCTCAGATGGCAATTATGACATGGAAGACTCTATGTACCTCGAAGACACAGAATGGTATCAGCAGTGGCTTGCATTGTTGGAGCAAGGCATGTGGTGGCCAGCAGAAGATGGTGACTGTGGCTACTTTGTTTACACTGATCATGAGTACATTTATGCTTTGCTCACAGACTCAGCAGGTGAATATGTCTATGTATGTGCCCCTGAGGATAATTCCGTAGGAAATGCAGAGACATTTGATGGATTTCCCAATGCTCTGCTATTCAGCGAAATGGTTGTGGTGTGTGGCTTTAAAATTCCACTGTTTAATGAGGATGAGCTTTTATGGCTGCCTGGTCAAGAACTCAATGACTCCCAACTCCTTAATGCTCCATTAAATTTGTCTGCTGCCTACAGAAAAGGAAATCAAATCATGAACCTAAACCTTGAGCAGTTCACTCAAATGTTTGAAAATTCTTTCATATCACCAGGGCAACGAGGTGTAGATTTCACATCTTACACATTAAATAAAGTTCGTATGGATCCAAGACAACCCAGCTATGTCCCCGAAGATCCATGCAAGTATGTAATTGACCTTTCTTCTCGTAATAAAGACCATCTCGGTCCTCAGTGGAACAGCCAAGAAAATAGGAAATTACTTGCTCAAAAGGTTGCGGTTTCCTTGAATTCTACTGATACTGAGAGGTCAAATCAGAAGGTACTTTACAACTGTTACCAGCCTAGACAGCAACGTCGTTCATCCACTGGAGTTACTGTAAAACATGTGGATGATGTATCAGAGGAGGACTGGAGAAAGAGAGTGACTCCAGGAGAAGAACAACCTAATCGTCAGGTCAAAACGATTTCTTCCCTGATTTCATCTTTTGTTGGAAGAAGTACAACAGTGGAATCCATCAAAACTAAAGTATCAGGCTGTACTCAAAGAGAACCCAATAATGCTGTTGATACTAAGTCTAGAAACGTGTTTTCATCGAGTTTACAAAGTGTAAAGGCAAAGATTATCAAAGAAGAAAATACCTCTGTAAATTCAACAGAAAATGGTATAAATCAACACCAAAGACCAACCGACACACAGGGAAGAAGTTTGCCTACATTACCAACTGCAGCTCAAGTGACCCATCCCTCAACACAATCGTATACCATTTCACAGAAACCTACATTGTCACGACAGACCACAACAGAGCATGATGTCACAGTACCATTGGGATCAAAAACATCTCTAATTAGAGATGGACCCCCTCAAAAATTTGCAGTTGGTAAGTCAGTGGATATAACAGTCAAGAAAACCTCTGAGCAGTCACAGCCTGGGTTAATTAACTTTCTGGAATCTACAGTTGGAATTAAAGAACCAAAGCCAGAGTCAAAGACATGTTCACAGACAACTCTCAATCAGCAAAACACAAATGGAAATAGTGTTTCCATACCAGAAAGTGCTTCCAAAGATAAAGAGGCTATAGGAGTATCAAATATATTCGGATCATTTAGCAGTTTATTTAATATAGAGCCATCTACGCCACACAAACAGGACACACTCAGGTCCTCAACAGTTAGACCTAAGGGTATACAGAGACAACAAACAATGAACCAGAGTGGTACACTTGAGCCAGAACAGGGCCTTCCCACCCCAAAATCTGAAGTATTATCTTCCCCTTTTTCCCCGTCTACTGATGTAACAAAGTCAAAAACGGCATCACATGCCGAACAgttaaaacaagaaaataaaaataaaacctctAGTGGCCTTTTTGGGTTTTCACTTGGAGACATTCTGACAGGATCAACAGCAGCTCCTCCGTCTGGACCTACAATTCAAACAACCACTTCAGCTACAGCTCCACAAGAAGAGTCACTCGGTAAAAGTATATTATCAGTTTTAAGTGGGACAAGTCTTTCACAATCTGCACCAAATACTGGGCACCCTCAAGGGAATCCCCCAAATGCTATGCCACATCAGCCTTTGccaggtaaaaatgtattatcaatGTTTGGAGGATCACATTCTACAGCCCCCACTCCTGAAACCAAGGCGAAAGTTGAGGTACcacaacaaaaaaatgattttccaaaAGACCAGCAAAGAGGGTTTTTCTCAATGTTTGGTAGTACAACCACTCAACAGCCTCAGTCCCAATCAGGATCTCTTCTTGGAGGAATACTTTCAGGATCATCCAGTTCAAACGAAAATCCAGTAAAGGGTCTGTTATCAATGTTTAGTGATCCTATTTCCCCACAAACTCAGCCACCAAGAACTTCTTCTCCACAACAAAAGGAAGTACAGCCGCAAGCTCAGCAACAAGGAGGGGCTCAGGCACAATCAAAACACCACTCTCAATCACAAGCGCAGCAACCCACCTCTGTCCTGGGAGGGATTTTTGGTGGGTTTTCTACCCCTGATGAAAGTCCAAGAAAATCATTGTTTTCAATGTTTAGCAGCCCCGGTGTTGCTCAAACACCAGGATCTAGGGGGAATACAGCTGCCTCACCTAAAGCACTAATTAAGACTATGCCATCCAATGTACCAGATGTTGGAGCCCCTTCAAACTCAACTTTAAAATTGTCACCCACCATTAATGTCGTGATGAAAGAGCCACCAAAGTCTTCCCAAAATCAATCAGTTTCTAGCAGCTTGGTACCAGACTGTATAAATGAACACAGCAGCAGCAATACTAATTTAGGAGAAATCCAGGCGAGCAAAATTACTAATACGACTCCGGATATTGCCACTGATGTGGGTTCTGTAGGTAAATGCACTGATATTTCCTCAATAGAACCAAATTCTGAATGTACATCTGTACCTATGAATACAAACACTATTAGTGCACCTGTAGATCCTGCTTTCCTTAAAGAACCACCAGCCACCGATCTATCGTCTATAGTCAGTGAACCCGGCCAGGCAGCTTCAAAAACAGAATTTATTTCCGACAGTCCAGCAAAAGGTTTGCTTTCATTATTTTCTGGGCCAAGTACTGAGCCAAGTGTAAGCCAGAAAGGACCATCGCCAGCAGAAAATACATGTGGATCATCTGGGTTCAAGGACACGCAAGCTAATAGTATATTCTCTGTATTTGGAACCTCTTCCCCTCAGCCCAGTTCTCAATCTGGAAGTTCTTTATTAGGGGCCATGTTTGGAGGTTCTTCACCACAATCAGCTACCGCTCAGCCTGGAGGGTCATTACTAGGTAGTTTATTTGGATCTCCAAGTCCCCAGTCTACTCCACAAACTCGCAGAGGCTCTGTTTCTCCAACACCAACTCAAGCAAGGGCACCCTTACTTGGAGGGTTATTTGGTGGATCTGCTCAAGCAGGAGGATCTCATACAGGAGGGTCTATTTTGGGTGGCATTTTTGGTGCACCTGCAGCTTCCTCAGCACCACAGGCAAGTGGCACTTTGGGTGGACTATTTAGTGGAGCTACAACACAAACTTCTGGAGCTCAAAAAAATAACACTATATTGGGCGGTATTTTAGGAAAATCAGCTCCTGCACAGACAGATAACATTTTGCCCAAAGCCTCAGTCCCTGCTGATTTCAAAGAATCTGTTTCACCTGCAATATCCACTCAAACGGCTTCTTCAAATTTGAATGAAGCGAAGAAAATCCCCTCTCTTCCTGAAACAACTTCAAGTGTAACTACCACGCATGAACCACCCAATGACAGTATCACAGTTGAAGATTCTATTGGTCAAGAATCTTCTGCAACTGCACCTCCGAGTAAAGAACCGCTAGAAATATTACATCAACCTGATAGTGGAACACAGTGTCCTGAAGAAAGCTTACTTAAAACACATGGTGACAAAGATGATCATAGTGATAAGACTGACAAACTAGTTCGAGCAGATAATGATGCTGAATCTGAAACATGTAATTTAGCAAGGCCAAAGCTTGTGGAAGATATGTCTAGTCAGGATAAAATACCGCCACAAAATAAAGAGGAAACTCTACCCACACCTGTGGTTGAGGCACAGCGTAAGGCACAAGAGGCATCAACAGATACAGTTACAGGCTTTATGTCCTCCCTTTTTAAGCCAACACCATCTGTGAATGAAGGTCGTCAACCTCAACAGCGAAGTTCACTTTTGGGAATGGGAGGATCGGAGCCCCAAGCTGCGACTAGCCAACCAGGCCCCTCAATACTCGGCAGTATTTTTGGAGGTTCTATCACACAGACAACATCTCCCAATTTGGGTGGGCTATTAGGAAATTTAAACAAGAGTTCTAATCCCCAGTCTGACGTTCATTGTACTGCATCTGATGCTGGAGGGTCAATTTTGGGTGGGATGTTTGGAGGCCGAACCACCGTGAAACCAGACGTTCCCAAGACTGGTGGGCCGTTACTGGGTGGGCTGTTTGGGGGATCTGCCACAGCAGCACAGCCTGGAAGTTCTCTACTTGGAGGATTTTTTGGAGGAGTAACTGCTCAAACTTCAGTTTCACAGACTGGAACATCTGTACTCGGTGGTATTGGGGGAGCTATATATAGGGGAATGGGGCAGCCACCTAAGCCATGTGAACAAATGCCATGTGAGCCAAAGCCAGAAACTAGTACTACACATCCTCAGGTGACGCATGAAAGTGCGATGCCATCTGTTGCCCAGAAAGATTCAAGTGAACTGTTGGTGTCCAGTCATGCAAATCACACTCAGAGCGTGACAAGTGATAATGCAGTATCATCCGAGGCTGCCTTTGCAGATACTACTACAAGTAAATCTGACCTCATGGATCAAATAGACGGCACCAAAAAAGAAATGTCAACTGTTGAGCAAGAAGTGATTCTTGAAAAACCCATTGTCATTGAAGAAGGGTCTAGAAGTGATGACAAGTCATTTCAACTGAATGTCCAATCTGATTCAAATACAGCCCATCCAGTTGATCAGTTACCAAAAGAGCCATCTCAAGCTAATACTTTGTTTGGTTTCATATCAACACAAAGTGATACTGGAAAAGCTCTTGGATCTTTATTTTCACCAGCAATGCCGCCTGGTGTTTCATCAGTTCCACAAACAGAAACAGCCGGTTCTCTTTTTTCAGGATTAAAAACACTGTCTGGAGGACTGTTTAAAGAGGAAAAAACAAAGGCTTCATTATTTGGGACAAAGATAGGATTTCCTTGGCAAACAGAGCCAGCAAAGCAAGATGTTGCCCAGGTCAAAACGTCTCAACCAAAAAACAAGCCAACAAGTGTTGACACACATGAAGTACAAAAGCTTTCCACATCTGATGCTCCTAAAGCTGAATTGGTAGGTTCCACAAATGTTGTAGCCAATCTCCAGATAAGCATTTCCACCCCTGAAGTAGATTCCTCGACATCCTTGACCATTAAAGATTCCGAAACACTTGTAGAAACAAACCCTTCTGCAGGTACTACCAAAGGAGTGCCGCTGGACAACCAGTCCAAGAGGAATCTGTTGAATACAAAAAGGCTAGTAAAAGCATTATAA